The Temnothorax longispinosus isolate EJ_2023e chromosome 7, Tlon_JGU_v1, whole genome shotgun sequence genome contains a region encoding:
- the LOC139816079 gene encoding uncharacterized protein isoform X3 produces the protein MALKPVRNAGLVSTRTFGYLSINLWSHGTDSIHMGLSITPSRVVDHASIPPHVQENNLLNRKTPFKRMDSKKWSVEEVKHLILAVQHRRALWDISQPVDQRSKETRKRLWEEVADELNGVLDAITVKQKFKSLRNTYRKIVQSEQYLPSGSGRNKNEGRHKWKHYDRMEFLRDTSLSKDTSSNISSTKNELLNKSVDQSTSQVQNPIDIDPNDSSSTESETETPTLSSTFTSGKKPKTQYQFYY, from the exons ATGGCGCTGAAACCAGTGAGAAATGCTGGTCTCGTCTCAACCCGGACCTTTGGCTATCTGTCTATTAATCTGTGGTCTCATGGTACGGATTCGATCCACATGGGGTTGTCGATCACGCCGTCCCGCGTGGTCGATCACGCGTCGATCCCGCCCCACGTACAG gaaaataatttactcaATCGAAAAACTCCTTTCAAAAGAATGGACTCAAAGAAATGGTCGGTAGAAGaggtaaaacatttaattttggCTGTCCAACATAGAAGGGCTCTGTGGGACATTAGTCAACCGGTGGACCAGAGATCCAAGGAAACCCGGAAACGACTCTGGGAAGAAGTTGCTGATGAATTGaatg GTGTACTCGACGCAATTACTGTAAAGcagaaatttaaatcattacGCAATACATATCGCAAAATTGTCCAGTCAGAGCAGTACCTTCCGAGTGGATCTGGGAGGAATAAAAATGAGGGCCGTCACAAGTGGAAGCACTACGACAGAATGGAGTTTCTTCGTGATACCAGTCTATCGAAGGA CACGTCGAGTAATATTTCTAGCACAAAGAACGagctattaaataaatcggTAGACCAGTCAACTTCTCAAGTACAAAATCCGATTGACATAGATCCAAATGACAGTAGTAGCACAGAAAGCGAGACAGAAA CGCCAACTTTATCAAGTACTTTTACGAGTGGAAAAAAGCCGAAGACTCAATACCAATTTTACTATTGA
- the LOC139816079 gene encoding uncharacterized protein isoform X1, with protein sequence MINQRAPRSISRLRFRPSRTFPVEKNDRGTLVLHVSEASSLGLTQHSQPICARHRRPIIQVRQCPERQYSPRVIIELIQKARTESLLSNRVRARSLPREQDFLDRKISVVRASNRCSARSPSRVCGRVLTPQDFRAIRTTTVSVKCDKRSRCKLIAENNLLNRKTPFKRMDSKKWSVEEVKHLILAVQHRRALWDISQPVDQRSKETRKRLWEEVADELNGVLDAITVKQKFKSLRNTYRKIVQSEQYLPSGSGRNKNEGRHKWKHYDRMEFLRDTSLSKDTSSNISSTKNELLNKSVDQSTSQVQNPIDIDPNDSSSTESETETPTLSSTFTSGKKPKTQYQFYY encoded by the exons ATGATCAATCAGAGAGCGCCGCGTTCCATATCTCGCCTTCGTTTTCGGCCCTCGAGAACCTTCCCGGTAGAAAAGAACGATCGCGGCACACTCGTTTTGCACGTATCAGAAGCAAGTTCTCTCGGCTTAACGCAACATTCTCAACCGATTTGTGCGCGACATCGCCGCCCAATCATCCAAGTGCGGCAGTGTCCAGAGAGACAGTATTCTCCACGAGTGATTATCGAGCTTATCCAAAAAGCTCGCACGGAATCTCTGTTATCGAATCGCGTTCGCGCTCGGAGTCTGCCTCGCGAGCAAGATTTCCTCGACCGCAAGATTTCAGTCGTAAGGGCATCAAATCGATGCTCGGCAAGATCCCCGTCTCGCGTTTGCGGCAGAGTATTGACGCCTCAAGATTTCCGAGCGATTCGAACCACGACAGTATCCGTCAAGTGTGACAAGAGGTCCCGGTGCAAATTAATCGCG gaaaataatttactcaATCGAAAAACTCCTTTCAAAAGAATGGACTCAAAGAAATGGTCGGTAGAAGaggtaaaacatttaattttggCTGTCCAACATAGAAGGGCTCTGTGGGACATTAGTCAACCGGTGGACCAGAGATCCAAGGAAACCCGGAAACGACTCTGGGAAGAAGTTGCTGATGAATTGaatg GTGTACTCGACGCAATTACTGTAAAGcagaaatttaaatcattacGCAATACATATCGCAAAATTGTCCAGTCAGAGCAGTACCTTCCGAGTGGATCTGGGAGGAATAAAAATGAGGGCCGTCACAAGTGGAAGCACTACGACAGAATGGAGTTTCTTCGTGATACCAGTCTATCGAAGGA CACGTCGAGTAATATTTCTAGCACAAAGAACGagctattaaataaatcggTAGACCAGTCAACTTCTCAAGTACAAAATCCGATTGACATAGATCCAAATGACAGTAGTAGCACAGAAAGCGAGACAGAAA CGCCAACTTTATCAAGTACTTTTACGAGTGGAAAAAAGCCGAAGACTCAATACCAATTTTACTATTGA
- the LOC139816079 gene encoding uncharacterized protein isoform X5: MDSKKWSVEEVKHLILAVQHRRALWDISQPVDQRSKETRKRLWEEVADELNGVLDAITVKQKFKSLRNTYRKIVQSEQYLPSGSGRNKNEGRHKWKHYDRMEFLRDTSLSKDTSSNISSTKNELLNKSVDQSTSQVQNPIDIDPNDSSSTESETETPTLSSTFTSGKKPKTQYQFYY, encoded by the exons ATGGACTCAAAGAAATGGTCGGTAGAAGaggtaaaacatttaattttggCTGTCCAACATAGAAGGGCTCTGTGGGACATTAGTCAACCGGTGGACCAGAGATCCAAGGAAACCCGGAAACGACTCTGGGAAGAAGTTGCTGATGAATTGaatg GTGTACTCGACGCAATTACTGTAAAGcagaaatttaaatcattacGCAATACATATCGCAAAATTGTCCAGTCAGAGCAGTACCTTCCGAGTGGATCTGGGAGGAATAAAAATGAGGGCCGTCACAAGTGGAAGCACTACGACAGAATGGAGTTTCTTCGTGATACCAGTCTATCGAAGGA CACGTCGAGTAATATTTCTAGCACAAAGAACGagctattaaataaatcggTAGACCAGTCAACTTCTCAAGTACAAAATCCGATTGACATAGATCCAAATGACAGTAGTAGCACAGAAAGCGAGACAGAAA CGCCAACTTTATCAAGTACTTTTACGAGTGGAAAAAAGCCGAAGACTCAATACCAATTTTACTATTGA
- the LOC139816079 gene encoding uncharacterized protein isoform X4, whose protein sequence is MLVSSQPGPLAICLLICGLMVRIRSTWGCRSRRPAWSITRRSRPTYRRALWDISQPVDQRSKETRKRLWEEVADELNGVLDAITVKQKFKSLRNTYRKIVQSEQYLPSGSGRNKNEGRHKWKHYDRMEFLRDTSLSKDTSSNISSTKNELLNKSVDQSTSQVQNPIDIDPNDSSSTESETETPTLSSTFTSGKKPKTQYQFYY, encoded by the exons ATGCTGGTCTCGTCTCAACCCGGACCTTTGGCTATCTGTCTATTAATCTGTGGTCTCATGGTACGGATTCGATCCACATGGGGTTGTCGATCACGCCGTCCCGCGTGGTCGATCACGCGTCGATCCCGCCCCACGTACAG AAGGGCTCTGTGGGACATTAGTCAACCGGTGGACCAGAGATCCAAGGAAACCCGGAAACGACTCTGGGAAGAAGTTGCTGATGAATTGaatg GTGTACTCGACGCAATTACTGTAAAGcagaaatttaaatcattacGCAATACATATCGCAAAATTGTCCAGTCAGAGCAGTACCTTCCGAGTGGATCTGGGAGGAATAAAAATGAGGGCCGTCACAAGTGGAAGCACTACGACAGAATGGAGTTTCTTCGTGATACCAGTCTATCGAAGGA CACGTCGAGTAATATTTCTAGCACAAAGAACGagctattaaataaatcggTAGACCAGTCAACTTCTCAAGTACAAAATCCGATTGACATAGATCCAAATGACAGTAGTAGCACAGAAAGCGAGACAGAAA CGCCAACTTTATCAAGTACTTTTACGAGTGGAAAAAAGCCGAAGACTCAATACCAATTTTACTATTGA
- the LOC139816079 gene encoding uncharacterized protein isoform X2, whose product MINQRAPRSISRLRFRPSRTFPVEKNDRGTLVLHVSEASSLGLTQHSQPICARHRRPIIQVRQCPERQYSPRVIIELIQKARTESLLSNRVRARSLPREQDFLDRKISVVRASNRCSARSPSRVCGRVLTPQDFRAIRTTTVSVKCDKRSRCKLIAENNLLNRKTPFKRMDSKKWSVEEVKHLILAVQHRRALWDISQPVDQRSKETRKRLWEEVADELNGVLDAITVKQKFKSLRNTYRKIVQSEQYLPSGSGRNKNEGRHKWKHYDRMEFLRDTSLSKDANFIKYFYEWKKAEDSIPILLLIAIYKLLLCICWIN is encoded by the exons ATGATCAATCAGAGAGCGCCGCGTTCCATATCTCGCCTTCGTTTTCGGCCCTCGAGAACCTTCCCGGTAGAAAAGAACGATCGCGGCACACTCGTTTTGCACGTATCAGAAGCAAGTTCTCTCGGCTTAACGCAACATTCTCAACCGATTTGTGCGCGACATCGCCGCCCAATCATCCAAGTGCGGCAGTGTCCAGAGAGACAGTATTCTCCACGAGTGATTATCGAGCTTATCCAAAAAGCTCGCACGGAATCTCTGTTATCGAATCGCGTTCGCGCTCGGAGTCTGCCTCGCGAGCAAGATTTCCTCGACCGCAAGATTTCAGTCGTAAGGGCATCAAATCGATGCTCGGCAAGATCCCCGTCTCGCGTTTGCGGCAGAGTATTGACGCCTCAAGATTTCCGAGCGATTCGAACCACGACAGTATCCGTCAAGTGTGACAAGAGGTCCCGGTGCAAATTAATCGCG gaaaataatttactcaATCGAAAAACTCCTTTCAAAAGAATGGACTCAAAGAAATGGTCGGTAGAAGaggtaaaacatttaattttggCTGTCCAACATAGAAGGGCTCTGTGGGACATTAGTCAACCGGTGGACCAGAGATCCAAGGAAACCCGGAAACGACTCTGGGAAGAAGTTGCTGATGAATTGaatg GTGTACTCGACGCAATTACTGTAAAGcagaaatttaaatcattacGCAATACATATCGCAAAATTGTCCAGTCAGAGCAGTACCTTCCGAGTGGATCTGGGAGGAATAAAAATGAGGGCCGTCACAAGTGGAAGCACTACGACAGAATGGAGTTTCTTCGTGATACCAGTCTATCGAAGGA CGCCAACTTTATCAAGTACTTTTACGAGTGGAAAAAAGCCGAAGACTCAATACCAATTTTACTATTGATAGCGATATATAAGTTGCTTCTATGCATCTGTTGGATAAACTAA